TAAGGTGTTTGACATGGTCAATCATTATATTCTTCTTGATAAACTATATGCTATTGGTCTTTccaaatcagctgttctctgGTTTAATGCATATCTTCATTACAGACGTCAAAGCGTGTCTCTTAATGCTGCTCTCTCCCAGCCTAGAATAATTGAAACGGGTGTCCCTCAGGGTTCTTCCCTAGGGCcccttttattttccatttttatctACCACAAATATGTTTAGACTGTCAGATCCAtttatatgcagatgacacagttATGTATACATCTAAACATGACATATCTGAGATTCAAACCTCACTTCAATTTGATTTCAATCGTATTCAAACATGGTTTTCTTCTAATCTGCTtctattgaataaaaaaaagtgctatAGCATGCTCTTTGCAACTAGATCTGCACTCCATAAGCAAAATAACTCTCTTGAGGTCAAATTCCTGGATGGTACacctctagagcagtggttcccaacctggggtccgggcaccccttaagggggcggcaaagatcacagggggtgcgcaagtctttatctggtttgatgtTGAGGTAAAACAaattgcacatgttaaacaaattatgataatacactagaatatataatgaatacaaaagtctgtataaaaactatatatttttgttctcacttaaaattgtaggcaggctacttagtaggccaaaccttcgggacctcttaacctgggacccttgctgtcatcaggtcagctgctagctgctatcatcctcgtttgtcctgccgccacggcatcactgttttatgaatgaaacatggcggagaaaagtaaaagtgctgataactcatATTTGATACTctatatcaaaaaagaaagtaaggctctatctcgagagtaacctcaacttcggtttcagggggggctcagcttttcttagacatgagtagggggggcgccaaggaaaaaaggttgggaaccactgctctagagaATGTTGAGGAGTTTAAATATCTTGGCCTCTGGCTCGATTCCCGACTTACCTTCAGACTTCATATTGATTCTATCCTGAcaaaaataaactgtagcttAAGAATGctcaattaattgttttacaAAACAGATTAGATTAAAAATTATTACTCAACTATTATTGCCTATAATTGATTATGCGGATGTTGTTTATCAGAACACAGCCAAAATCAATCTTAAACCTTTGAATGTGATTTATAATAGTCTTTGCAGATTTGTTCTGAGGTGTCCATTTAGAACCCATCACTTTCAAATGTATCAGTCATTGAATCTTCTTTCACTAAATGCTAGACGTCAGTTTCACTGGTTGCAGTTTATtcataaatgcatttttttaaactatccATCCTATCTGAAACAACACTTGATTTTATATCAATCATCCTATAGTTTAAGAGATACTGACCACCTTTTCTTCTCTGTACCACATGTATTCAAAGAAATTGGGCGGAGAGCCTTTAAATTTAAAGCCCCTTCCGATTGGAATGGTTTACCTAGGTCTTTTAGATCTATCTCTTCTTTTCACCATTTTAAGATGGCTCTTCTTAATTATTTGCACACAAGCTGCAACTGCTtgatatttctatttttatttattttatttattttatttattttatttattttatttattttatttatttcttcattattattattattattattattatttttattattattatttttatttttattaaattctttttttcaaatgtatattAATGACCTTAACTGTTTATTGTCAAATATTTAATGGTTTGAATGGGGAGGATATGGGTGGTTTTGGTGTGTCAgctttgtcttttgtctgtcagtatgtatgtatgtttgatttatgtttttcttgagGTCTCCTCAAGTTgttttgttaactgttttgtatatttttgtgtttaaggaccccctcgaaaacgagatgctACATCTCAAGGGATTATTCCTAATAAAGAATTTCatatgtatagtatagtattgtatagtttttgcaagagtgtttcatttagcaaagggtctgaggtgttctgctaattgggtgtagtgttttgaaaaaccggtccctgttttcaaaatagtgcttaagcaatcggaaaaaaaaactgtaaatacaaaAAAGGCCCAAGTAGTAgcctaaaaataaacaaaactaatGAAATAGCTTATTGtagattagtgtgtgtgtgtgtgtgtgtgtgtgtgtgtgtgtgtgtgtgtgtgtgtgtatgtacccCAGCATGTATTATCCAGACCATTCCCATTGTATCCACCTGTCTCAACACATCACCCTAGGCCCACATTTAGAGGAGAGGGCACAGTGATGATTGAAGATGATGTTGAGCTCTTGCAGCCACAGCGCCACCTGCTGCACCAGAGAGAAAAttagtttttctctctctgagctAATGATAAAAGCACTCATGCTGCATTGGTGCCCTTGGCACTGAGCCCAATGAGTCAGCGTCCGAGCAGAGCTGCAGATCAATAGTCTCTGATACTTTTCAATGCATTTATTTCTCGCCTGATGAAACAGGccgcatttttttcaacatcctGATTTTCAATCTGAGGCTAATTTGTTTCTTAACGCACCATGGAGCAGTTTCGTGATTTATTTGCTAAACTGGATCAAAACGAGGATGGGTTTATAACAGTGTCGGAGCTCCACGATGAAATGAGGAAACATGGGATGCTCTCAGCGGATGGAAAGGTCCAGGTAATATTCCTATTagcttgtttattttttatagtagACTATGTATATGTGCCAGGCTGTAATTTCATTCAGTTATTCATTCAAACACTAATCACCACAAACCTGCTGATTTTCTCCTAGAATATCATTGATTCTTATGACAAAGACAAAGATAGCCTGTTGGATTATAAAGAGTTCCTCAGCTACGTGATGGACAAAGAGAGGAAATGGAAAATTGACTTTCATGACTTTGACAAGAACAAGTGTGGTGAGTGGTAACAGActtctttcttaaaaaaattatttctcaagaaaaaaatcagaaaatactATAAAGTACAATAGCCTTGTTGAATACATACTACAAACACTATATAAGGATTGTTTTTACACCTCCTATTTTGATCTCCTTTAAACCACACACTGCGTTATACTGATGTAGAAGTTAAGAAGTCCAATCTGAGcacattctttataaaaccACCAAAAATGTTAATTCTTtgacaataaagtgtattttcaAGGTCAGACAGGAAAGACAGACGTGCATTTGACTTGTTTATGGTACACAGAAGACAGTACACAGCAATACAGACTGACGTTTGCAGTTTACAGTTCACAGTATCACTTCCCAGAAACATAATAAATGGAAGAGCAGTACGAGTACATGTTTGTAATTATGTGCATTTCTTCTTTGATCAGGAGTCATTGACCAGAAGGACATCATATGTTTGTTTAAGGAGTTAGGAGTGGTCATATCAAAGCcgaatgcaaaaaaaataattgaaatgtaAGATTTTTTTGCCCACTACCTCATGGATTCATTGCTGAATTTAAAGAAGCATTCATTTATGTAAACTACAACACTTTAACAGTTGTAGTACTGGCTTCATCTGAGTTCAGAAACCATTGATGCTTTCTAAACAGGTGTTATATTGTATAGATTTAGGTGTCACTGTACAATTAGGTGTACTTATTGATACGTTATCACAGATTACTTTATAAAGGGTTATATATCTATTCATGCACCCTGATCAGTAATATACATCATAATGCAAGTAAAATAAGTTTAGATTCAGTACCTGGCAAACCtttgtatttctatttcatAATGACTTGTTACTGCTCTTTCACAAATCAGTTGCTTACTGATCAATAAAGACATAACCaacaacttttaaaactttTCTTAATATGCATTTTGTAATGTGATACTAGGATGTTTTAGATGCAGTTtgatgacaaaacacacagctcGTCATTAAGATTCTTTTATGACAGTGTaataaaacaaaccaacaagTGTTTATCCACCAGGATGGATAAGGACAGTTCTATGACAGTGGACTGGGGTGAATTCCTGCACCATGTCATCCTGAACCCTGTGGACAACACTGGGGAGCTGgtgttgtcatggaaacaaaGTCTGGTGAGATCTTCAGGCAGCATCATAATCATGCTACTTTTAATGATGTGCACAAACTATGATACATCCACTTAAGCATGAGTAATATTAACAGAATGAAGTTGAATGTAATTGCTCGTTTTGTCTATCTGTAGGTTTTTGATGTGGGTGAGAGTCGTGCAATGCCCATCGAGTTCCCCGAAGAGGCTTCTGGTTTTGGTGCGTGGAGGACGTTCGTTCTTGCAGCAGGTCTGGCAGATGCTGTATCCCGAACTGTGACGGCCCCCATCGACCGCCTTAAGACCCAACTCCAGGTCTGCTTCACTATCAGGTGCTACTTTATTAATGAAATGCATGGGTGGATTTATTTGATTTCACATGATCTGATATATTTACTAATGTTCATTCCCAAGAACGTGTTACAACCCAGTAAATTATAACGTTATATGcaatgcaaaacacacacagaaacacctaAGATAACACAACAGGCATGGCACTGGCTCAACTGTTGTAATAGTGGTGAACTTTGGTGGGACGGTTAAATGTTAAGACATGTGACACAGAATCCATGGAAACATGATGAGCTTTGAGCTACAAACTCACAGGTTTTGATATGATTGTTATCTCGTATGAAGCTCAAGTTTGAGATCCAAGTGCAGTGCCATTTACTGTAATTTACAAGACTTTCAGTTGTTCTATAAACATTCTTGATCCGAAATCTCACATAAAGTCTGTTTAACAAAGTAAAACAACAAGCTCAAAGGTCCACTTGTTTTGGCTTTCAGAGCTTCTCACAGAACATTGCACAGTATAACTTATTCTATTTGCTGACTGAAGAACACAAGATGTGGTTTCAAATACTAGGAAGTGGTCCTTTAAacatagattattattattagggaccgagcgccgacagcggcgaaggccctattgaaactgaaggaattactattattatggcaaatgaattgcctttttgaggggcttaacatattcaaaaactcatcAAAATTGGCAggcgcatcaagtctggtgaaaatttgcgtattttaagggtttcgggaataggcacacaaaaatggctcacTAGCGCCTCCTACAAATctaaaaaaattgagcccctgcagtacgtttaacgtagactcacgaaacttggtacacatatgtagcatatCAAGACGTAcagaaaacgtcattggagccatacccttaacccaacaggaagtccgccattttgaattcaaagttcgaaattagtgcgattttggccatttccacatgtcgtactttaacgaactcctcctagagatttcatccaatcaacttcaaatttggtctatgctatcttaagaccttaaagatgaaaagttattaaaagaaaaacttttcgtcatagggcatggccgtggcgggacggccattttgtgcttttcgccatcaaaacaggaagtgggtgtaactcgagtgtacattgtccaattatAATGACGCAGTGACGTGCACTTGCTAGCCTGTTCCATTGTACGTGTTCTCCGAATGCTAAGGAGGAACCTGGCCTAGCCTCTGAAGGATCCTTCCTTGGAAGGATTAGTCCTACCAAGGAAGAATCCTTGACATTGAGAAACGCctattgtccaattggctcaaaccttttcatgattcataagactctaactctgaggacatttactggACAAAactgactcaaagtcatagcgccctctagtggcaacaggaagtaggcctaaaagtcaaggtgctagactttaacgaactcctcctagagatttcatccgatggacttcaaatttggtctgtaccatcgcaacaccttaaagatgaaaagttattataagaaaaacttttcctcaaacggtgtgggcgtggcggccattttgagtgtttagcgatgaacgagaaagtggctgtaatacagtgtacattgtcatatctgcttgaaatttcccacaatcaacaagagtccagtcCTGAGgccatatacaggccaatattgacttttggttatagtgccccccgctggcaacaggaaatcagccttatatgacaaacatcatccgatttacatgaaacttataatgtgtggtctacatgtgatactgagccgccccctatactttaaccatgccCACTCAATCaggcccctttcataacatttgaactgtttaaagcccatgttgcagggTTTATTTACTAATGAATTTGCGCAATTTGCTTgttggtaataaacatttaaactgttacccaacaacatcaaatacaatggatatcacaaaatggaataaaatacaaaaaagtagtactattttacagcgatttgcaatgattctcttttcccccccacaatgcattgcattacgtcacgttggggagacgacAGACGAAAGCCCCGTCTTGGTTCACTgtttatggtctcggtctgtgccactggcgTTGCAAAATATGacttttggtctcgaccgagtccatgtgtctttattatgtgtataataatactggagggaaagtgaaacacagcttggacggggatgctgttcggcttttcacaagtttagacagctagctacgcagacgtttgctaacgttagcgcaacagcgttagcctagactgctAGCTCGGTAAATATTatgactgccttcggagtttcctatatctgcatccacgttgtcaacataagacatgttgcgttagtgctccttttgtaccataattttattgaatgaaatgttaagcttcactcctacgagatgggtgagtttttgttacatacaaagctaactggctatagttagcctgtatgtatgctagcggaattagctaacgttgcgtaaCCAGTCAGCAACTTCGGCAATCGGCAGTAGTTTTggtgagctaaccacgacagtattgtcgcccacaatcaacctctgctgctaaagcagtcaacctgcagtgacgTTTGAAATAGAGACGCTTGTGGATGTGTtagctgtcgtggttagctcaccgaaactactgccgaagctgctggctggctacgcaacgtcagctaattccgctagcatacgcacaggctaactatagccagttagctttgtgtgtaacgtaacaaaaatCCACACATCTCCTAGGAGcaaagcttaacatttcattcaatacaattatggtacaaaaggagcactaacgccacatgtCATATGTTGACAACATGGACGCAGGTATAGGAAACTccaaaggcagtcgtaatatttacttagcagtctaggctaacgctgttgcgctaacgttagcaaaacgtcggcgtagcgttagctagctgtctaaacttgtgaaaagctgaACAGCATCCCCatccaagtaataaataaacactaggcaaatatgttgttactggagctagtaggctaccatcaaaacgtgagatatctaatcgaaaatgtgtttacaacgtTGGGGGATTTCACAGGTGGGACTGACTGGCAAGTTAGCCCATAGTTAGCATGATGCCTTCTATTTCTAGATCTAGCTAGATTACCAGTACTTATCTGAACTAACGACATGATTACCGTCactagatataaagaaaaccttgactttcactctgtgctattcactgacagtaaaaacacctcttcctcatcccagtcagtcaccatagttctagtactaggctgaggcacatctccccaacgtgacgtcatcaccgaattgcgttaaaaaacccaataataccaaaaacgacaaaaactggcctttaacactatttggagacatttttaacaatgatatacatatGTTGAGTGCTTTATGTACCCATTAATAAACAGTGATTG
This is a stretch of genomic DNA from Sander vitreus isolate 19-12246 chromosome 12, sanVit1, whole genome shotgun sequence. It encodes these proteins:
- the slc25a24l gene encoding solute carrier family 25 member 24, like isoform X2; this translates as MEQFRDLFAKLDQNEDGFITVSELHDEMRKHGMLSADGKVQNIIDSYDKDKDSLLDYKEFLSYVMDKERKWKIDFHDFDKNKCGVIDQKDIICLFKELGVVISKPNAKKIIEMMDKDSSMTVDWGEFLHHVILNPVDNTGELVLSWKQSLVFDVGESRAMPIEFPEEASGFGAWRTFVLAAGLADAVSRTVTAPIDRLKTQLQVHGSKAFSQGFQEMTRAGGLRSMWQGNVVNVLKGTPQSTLQCLIYAQMKVYTQNRNQETLTVQQRFGLGCVSGAVAHAAFYPLEVLKVRLNLQQAGTYHGVVACARSIYRHESVSSFYRGFKPSILCMIPYAGVECAVHQFCGLRFWTNDQLPTGSNSDSAASTSFQLRFTSSLRCTTRTYRDI